A DNA window from Daucus carota subsp. sativus chromosome 3, DH1 v3.0, whole genome shotgun sequence contains the following coding sequences:
- the LOC135151389 gene encoding uncharacterized protein LOC135151389, whose protein sequence is MSVVEYENKFAELARFVPTYVETDRQKAKRFQQGLKPWIRSKLAILQLETYAAVVEKAMIAEAENELFQKSKKDKKRKPDNREGPSHQGRFQKKGKFQAGRSFNFKKQNIGSSGQGGRFIMGNQANQQRPSIPECQICGKRHGGVCNKPNIVCFKCNQKGHYSRECQNQSTIRDQVNKSSTSKAPAIGYACFKCGKQGHMARDCKTSAPVSNALRIMGTVPEVNEPPRARVFDMSVKDAIQDAEVVAGTLNVNSLNAKVLIDSGATRSFISQAFVDKLNCPVELLNEVMNVELANQDRISVNQICPDCEVEILGSKLCADLIPFKLGEFDVILGMDWLSKHSAQIDCKNKKVILKAPDDKKELNMRQRRWLELIKDYDCTIKYHPGKANVVADALSRKESLNVLTVPEELYKEFQKLEIEVKNHEPSEIAVYTMTFQPELLEKIKKCQEEVMDQDVNKKHTILNIQFIQAALRCIEI, encoded by the exons atgtctgtggttgaatatgagaataagtttgcggaattggctaggtttgtgccaACCTATGTAGAGACTGATAGGCAGAAAGCAAAAAGGTTCCAACAAGGTCTGAAGCCTTGGATTAGGagcaagttagctattttgcaatTGGAGACTTATGCGGCAGTGGTTGAGAAGGCAATGATTGCGGAGGCTGAAaatgagttgtttcagaagTCTAAAAAGGATAAGAAAAGAAAGCCAGATAATAGAGAAGGGCCATCCCATCAGGGGAGGTTccagaagaaagggaaatttcaaGCAGGAAGGAGTTTCAATTTTAAGAAGCAGAATATAGGCAGTAGTGGACAAGGTGGTCGTTTCATTATGGGAAATCAGGCCAATCAGCAGAGGCCTTCTATACCAGAATGCCAGATATGCggcaagagacatggaggagtGTGTAACAAGCCGAACATAGTGTGCTTTAAGTGCAACCAGAAAGGACATTATTCTAGGGAATGTCAGAACCAATCAACGATAAGAGATCAGGTGAATAAGAGCTCGACAAGTAAAGCTCCAGCTATAGGATATGCATGTTTCAAATGTGGGAAGCAGGGACATATGGCTAGAGATTGCAAAACATCAGCCCCAGTTAGTAATGCACTTAGAATCATGGGAACTGTTCCAGAAGTGAATGAGCCTCCTAGAGCAAGAGTCTTTGATATGTCAGTAAAGGATGCTATTCAGGATGCCGAGgtggtggcaggtacgcttaacgtaaactctttaaatgctaaggtgttaattgattccggagccactagatcatttatttctcaagcttttgttgataagttgaattgtccggttgaattgttgaatgaggttatgaatgtagAGCTAGCTAATCAAGATCGTATTTCCGTTAATCAAATTTGTCCTGATTGTGAAGTTGAGATTTTAGGAAGTAAGTTGTgcgccgacttgatacctttcaagttgggggaatttgatgtaatcttagggatggattggttgtctaaacatagtgcgcagatagattgtaaaaataagaaagtaATACTAAAGGCACCAGACGACAAG AAGGAgcttaacatgagacaaaggagatggctagagttgattaaggattatgattgtacgattaaGTATCATCCAGGAAAAGCCAACGTTGTAGcggatgctttaagtagaaaggagaGTTTAAACGTATTGACTGTGCCAGAGGAATTATATAAAGAGTTTCAAAAGTTGGAAATTGAGGTAAAAAATCATGAACCATCAGAGATAGCGGTGTATACCATGACCTTCCAACCAGAGTTATTAGAAAAGATTAAAAAGTGTCAGGAAGAGGTAATGGATCAGGATGTAAACAA GAAGCACACAATTCTAAAtattcaattcatccaggcagcactaagatgtatagagatttaa
- the LOC108214805 gene encoding glycine-rich RNA-binding protein 4, mitochondrial, translated as MAFFNKAGSILRQAACSKNIGRDISASGSSIFQTIRCMSTKLFIGGLSYGTDEYSLREAFEKYGAVTEAKIISDRESGRSRGFGFVTYSTPEEANSAIQAFDNQDFQGRTIRVNFATERARSPGGGYGGGGYGGGGGYGGGGGYGGGNYGGGGGNYGGGGGNYGGGGGYGRGGGGGYGGGGGGYSGGGGSGAYGSSGGSDFGFENDSQNTNVGVTSTDFASGSATSGIDTDASSGVGGSAGGYNPGFPEDFKNDNDEPDDFASRKA; from the exons ATGGCTTTCTTCAATAAGGCTGGGAGTATATTAAGGCAAGCTGCGTGTAGTAAGAACATTGGTCGTGATATTTCAGCATCTGGCTCTTCAATATTTCAAACAATAAGATGCATGTCAACAAAACTCTTCATTGGAG GGCTCTCGTATGGCACTGATGAGTATAGTTTGAGAGAAGCATTTGAAAAGTATGGTGCTGTCACTGAAG CAAAAATAATATCTGACAGAGAGAGTGGCAGATCAAGAGGATTTGGTTTTGTAACCTACAGCACTCCTGAGGAGGCGAACAGTGCTATACAAGCGTTTGATAACCAG GATTTTCAAGGCCGGACTATAAGGGTGAATTTTGCTACTGAGAGGGCACGAAGTCCAGGCGGTGGTTATGGTGGTGGTGGATATGGCGGCGGCGGCGGTTATGGTGGGGGCGGTGGTTATGGTGGTGGCAACTATGGCGGCGGTGGCGGAAACTATGGTGGTGGTGGCGGAAACTATGGTGGAGGCGGTGGTTATGGGAGAGGAGGTGGCGGCGGctatggtggtggtggtggtggctaTAGTGGCGGTGGGGGAAGTGGTGCTTATGGAAGCAGTGGTGGCAGTGATTTTGGCTTTGAAAATGACAGTCAGAACACCAATGTAGGTGTTACCAGCACTGATTTTGCCAGCGGTAGCGCCACTAGTGGCATTGATACTGATGCAAGCAGTGGTGTTGGTGGTAGCGCAGGGGGATATAACCCTGGCTTTCCTGAGGATTTTAAGAATGATAATGATGAGCCTGATGATTTCGCAAGTAGAAAGGCATAA
- the LOC108214804 gene encoding uncharacterized protein LOC108214804, protein MNKSEPKPSSALVLSSPTQFNQFFVWREFVFGAIAGAFGEGALHPIDTIKTRIQSQAIFTGSKNQKSILQMVRTVWTSDGLRGFYRGIGPGVTGSLATGATYFGVIESTKKWIEVSHPSLEGHWAHFIAGAVGDTLGSFVYVPCEVIKQRMQIQGTRKYWSSIMLKNTNQLKPGFQMYGYYPGMFQAGCSIWKEQGLRGLYTGYWSTLARDVPFAGLMVTFYEALKDLSDFGKRNFFSHSNYNVNSSVEGLLLGGLAGGFAAYLTTPLDVIKTRLQVQGTATRYSGWLDAVYRIWLAEGAKGMFRGSIPRISWYIPASALTFMTVEFLRENFGQKLNDNSNFKEISSISIEKKEFQEAS, encoded by the exons ATGAATAAATCTGAGCCCAAGCCTTCCTCTGCTCTTGTATTATCTTCTCCCACCCAATTTAATCAATTCTTCG tatGGAGAGAGTTTGTTTTTGGGGCTATTGCTGGTGCTTTTGGAGAAGGGGCGTTGCATCCTATTGATACAATTAAGACTCGTATACAGAGTCAAGCTATTTTTACGGGGTCGAAG AATCAGAAGAGCATTTTGCAGATGGTCCGAACAGTTtggacatctgatggattaagAG GTTTTTATAGAGGGATTGGACCTGGTGTAACTGGATCGCTTGCTACGGGGGCAACATACTTTGGGGTTATAGAGTCTACAAAGAAGTGGATTGAAGTGTCTCATCCTAGTCTTGAGGGTCACTGGGCACATTTCATTGCTGGAGCCGTCG GAGATACACTAGGCTCTTTCGTATATGTTCCATGTGAAGTCATAAAGCAACGTATGCAGATTCAAGGCACAAGAAAGTATTGGAGTTCTATTATGCTGAAAAACACCAACCAACTAAAACCTGGTTTCCAAATGTATGGTTATTACCCTGGAATGTTTCAGGCTGGCTGTTCAATATGGAAGGAACAAGGTCTTAGAGGATTATATACAGG ATACTGGTCTACTCTTGCAAGGGATGTGCCATTTGCTGGTTTGATG GTCACATTTTATGAGGCTCTAAAAGATTTATCTGATTTTGGGAAGCGAAACTTTTTTAGCCACTCAAACTACAATGTCAATAGCTCAGTGGAAGGGCTGTTATTGGGAGGATTAGCTGGTG GGTTTGCTGCATATCTAACAACTCCCTTGGATGTTATAAAGACTAGGTTGCAAGTACAGGGAACAGCTACAAG GTACAGCGGCTGGTTGGATGCGGTTTACAGGATATGGTTGGCTGAAGGTGCCAAGGGAATGTTTAGAGGTAGCATCCCCAGAATCTCCTGGTATATACCGGCATCTGCTCTTACATTCATGACGGTGGAATTTCTAAGAGAGAATTTCGGGCAAAAGTTAAATGACAATAGCAATTTTAAAGAAATCTCAAGCATATCTATTGAGAAGAAAGAATTCCAAGAAGCGTCTTAA
- the LOC108214495 gene encoding protein LONGIFOLIA 1 yields the protein MAAKLLHSLTEENPDLSNQIGCMTGIIQLFDRQNLVTGRRITGHPRRLPPGDYSPTETNLNHTSHRHPVGECQPNKNIHDKRRQSAETSRPSFSSSSRSSSFSSLDFTRTAQPESLYFDSMISSEVPSKELTMRQLCASPHSERQNVNLRDVVRDCMYRELREMSVKTTTKEATSEFLVGRKDLPRPLNSSKVNDAIYRNCRNERQNLSVDLEESLKDFAEARDIRPWYLDEPSILSRSSSYQLRDGSLYSTPKDAPRYSYDERGRIHSSYGSHDSVKQTLKLKELPRLSLDSRESSMRSFNSDTQSSLSKSMQKDSGRLNEHLLPGLHQTYKSQQRPPSVVAKLMGLESLPNSASNTEYMSGYDPVKEFEASSRSSKVTDVYRPIQAFDSSRNARKEPTSPRWRNPDPGMKPISRASVEPAPWRLLDGTRGSQKVVPRNSKSLQRAPSPFPSVYSEIENRLKDLEFRQSGKDLRALKQILESMQVKGQVNTSKEGHGSKFPNMQDHEHLTKGMNGKQKRNDQVHSHTSQRSNSSRISESPIVIMKPAKSVKKPANRASDIPLDRLSNESRRHGFDFSDKKNGLARTAKDQIPKSDRREHIEASNDMKSNFRTPRTQKSTRQQQLPAESTASSVKCSGSISPRLQQKRLELEKRSRPPISPSDSSKSRRQQSDKQQPELSSPGGRCRPKSSNLQPCDDQISEISSESKNSNFGDNDNSLVSDEVNSSVRSGEINGNKSPLRQTSKYTQGLVAKKRILVRNDDESVAELGTASPEYPSPISVLDGAVYSDSAPSPSNQKLETQDNSVWNSNDKSAKEQRHAYDSNIPTTVESGFKSEVSRKKLQSIDQLVQKLRRLNSGHDEARTDYIASLCENTNPDDRYISEILLASGLLLRDLGSNLTTFQFHQSGDPINPELFLVLEQTKASNLHKESYRAGKIVQSKSDNEKCHRKLIFDAVNEVLNVKLACLGHPTEPWLKPLKVTRKTINAQKLLRELCFDIEQLQAKKPGCSLEDENDGLKSISWEDVLHRSESFTDFQREISGLVLDIERSLFKDLVGEIVAGESSNLRQKASRPGRQLFVSR from the exons GAGTGTCAGCCGAACAAAAATATTCATGACAAAAGAAGACAGTCAGCAGAAACGTCCAGACCTTCTTTCTCCTCTTCATCCCGttcatcttctttttcttctcttGACTTCACAAGAACGGCTCAACCAGAGTCCTTGTACTTTGACAGCATGATTTCTTCTGAAGTTCCTTCCAAGGAACTAACAATGAGACAATTATGTGCTTCACCACATTCTGAGCGTCAAAACGTCAACCTGCGTGATGTGGTCAGGGACTGCATGTACAGAGAACTACGTGAGATGTCAGTTAAAACCACAACTAAAGAGGCGACATCGGAGTTTTTGGTGGGGCGTAAGGACTTGCCAAGACCACTTAATTCATCCAAAGTCAATGATGCAATTTACAGAAATTGCCGCAATGAAAGGCAAAATCTTTCTGTTGATCTTGAAGAGTCCCTTAAAGATTTTGCTGAAGCTCGAGATATACGACCTTGGTATTTGGATGAACCTAGTATACTCTCAAGGTCATCATCCTACCAACTGAGAGACGGATCGTTGTATTCAACTCCAAAGGATGCTCCACGTTATTCATATGATGAACGGGGTAGAATTCACTCATCTTACGGGTCACATGATAGTGTGAAACAGACCTTAAAGCTCAAGGAACTACCGAGACTTTCACTGGACAGCCGAGAGAGTTCAATGCGGAGTTTCAACTCTGACACACAATCTAGCTTGTCAAAAAGTATGCAGAAGGACAGTGGAAGATTAAATGAGCACTTACTTCCAGGTCTGCATCAAACATACAAATCTCAACAACGACCTCCCAGTGTTGTAGCAAAGTTGATGGGATTGGAATCACTGCCAAACTCTGCATCAAACACTGAATATATGAGTGGATATGATCCTGTCAAAGAATTTGAAGCCTCTTCAAGGTCCTCCAAAGTGACTGATGTGTACAGACCAATACAAGCATTTGACTCCTCAAGGAATGCCCGGAAGGAACCCACATCACCGCGATGGAGAAATCCCGATCCAGGCATGAAACCAATTTCGAGAGCTTCAGTAGAACCAGCCCCATGGCGTCTACTTGATGGGACTCGAGGTTCTCAGAAGGTGGTACCCAGAAATTCGAAATCTTTGCAAAGAGCGCCTAGTCCTTTTCCTTCTGTTTACAGTGAGATAGAAAATAGATTGAAGGATCTGGAATTTAGACAATCTGGCAAGGATCTCAGAGCTCTTAAACAGATACTAGAATCAATGCAAGTAAAGGGGCAGGTAAACACCAGCAAAGAGGGACACGGTTCGAAGTTTCCAAATATGCAAGACCATGAACATTTAACAAAAGGCATGAACGGAAAACAGAAACGAAATGATCAAGTTCATAGTCATACTTCTCAGAGATCTAATTCTTCAAGAATATCTGAATCTCCGATTGTCATCatgaaacctgcaaaatctgttAAAAAACCTGCCAATCGTGCATCAGATATCCCTCTTGATCGCTTGTCCAATGAATCTAGACGTCACGGATTTGACTTTTCTGATAAGAAAAATGGTTTGGCCAGAACTGCTAAAGATCAGATTCCTAAGTCTGATCGCCGAGAGCATATTGAGGCTTCTAATGACATGAAATCTAATTTCAGAACTCCTAGAACACAAAAATCGACGAGGCAACAGCAGTTACCGGCAGAAAGCACAGCTAGTTCTGTAAAATGCTCAGGATCAATCAGCCCAAGGTTGCAACAGAAAAGATTAGAGTTGGAGAAGCGATCCCGGCCTCCTATATCTCCATCTGATTCTAGTAAATCAAGAAGGCAACAATCAGACAAGCAGCAACCAGAGTTGAGTTCACCTGGTGGGAGATGTCGGCCCAAATCCTCAAACTTGCAGCCATGTGATGATCAAATTAGCGAAATCAGTAGTGAGTCAAAGAATTCAAATTTTGGAGACAACGACAATTCTCTGGTCTCAGATGAAGTCAACAGTTCAGTAAGATCAGGTGAGATTAATGGCAATAAGAGTCCTTTGAGGCAGACTTCCAAGTACACCCAAGGCCTAGTAGCAAAG AAAAGGATTCTGGTGAGAAATGATGATGAATCAGTGGCAGAACTTGGTACAGCATCTCCTGAATACCCTAGTCCCATTTCTGTCCTTGATGGTGCAGTATATAGTGATAGTGCACCATCACCTTCGAATCAGAAACTAGAGACACAAG ATAACTCTGTTTGGAATTCTAATGACAAGTCAGCAAAAGAACAGAGGCATGCATATGATAGTAACATACCTACCACAGTGGAATCTGGTTTTAAATCTGAGGTTAGTCGGAAGAAACTACAGAGCATTGATCAATTGGTACAGAAACTTAGAAGACTGAATTCAGGCCATGACGAAGCCCGCACAGATTACATTGCATCTCTTTGTGAGAACACCAACCCTGATGACAGATACATATCTGAGATATTATTAGCTTCTGGTCTCCTCCTCCGAGACCTTGGCTCGAACCTGACGACTTTTCAGTTCCACCAATCAGGCGACCCAATCAACCCTGAGTTATTCTTGGTCTTGGAACAAACTAAAGCTAGTAACCTACACAAAGAAAGTTATAGAGCAGGAAAGATTGTCCAGTCGAAGTCTGACAATGAAAAATGTCATAGAAAACTCATATTTGACGCTGTTAATGAAGTTCTCAATGTTAAGTTGGCTTGCCTTGGACATCCTACAGAACCATGGTTAAAGCCTCTGAAAGTAACAAGGAAGACCATCAACGCGCAAAAGCTCCTAAGAGAATTATGTTTTGATATCGAACAGCTTCAAGCCAAGAAACCGGGTTGCAGCTTAGAGGACGAGAATGATGGATTGAAAAGCATCTCGTGGGAAGATGTTTTGCATCGTTCAGAAAGTTTTACAGATTTTCAAAGGGAAATATCAGGGTTGGTTTTGGATATAGAGAGATCCCTCTTTAAAGACTTGGTTGGAGAAATTGTGGCCGGTGAGTCTTCCAACTTGCGGCAAAAGGCTAGTCGGCCTGGTAGGCAACTGTTTGTGAGCAGGTAA